A genomic region of Aspergillus oryzae RIB40 DNA, chromosome 1 contains the following coding sequences:
- a CDS encoding RNA polymerase II mediator complex middle subunit MED1 (predicted protein), whose translation MATPSSKPNPGATPTHLTSSPRPSGPMARPISHKSPSTRTPSASGHAHNHQPILTHQNATPLAAATGADDPVTLSSPSALLALGGYGGISPSPAVHDVLVAPGMHDSDIQALGMQGLKLGNARDSDDERRRHIEDVVQLLRTRVAGRGVCREGIERLGQLEGFESIWQEDSLSIAGNFVDLEIEFYRAQNTVKDVSLNIATPEATDGERREATAVLKRDLIESPEDGGRSSWKTLTKFHENLQWLAKHDRLSQEVNCFEAIEGLYESLKRIWDEEGHHRKFSGIHDHLCSGWVGQPCLHQGGRVGLNLEYWVHQARVLDSKQKKVSPDDMAIDQPSVSSMGGESGNHNGKWNIIIECEEGYPSLRVSKEWVNSEVFTVVNNNANEPSSNEMGGSDVAVVNWADPPATLSSQGQQDAMALDSGMLGTAPNRRFVARMEPPLELPILAASDIYRHLGIQMPQEFKMVTYDGLLAPGWSPLSAAGAMGLGPEEASQLGRRRRRMAVQSVDQDGKPCTKQHSYTFQPFESVAGRTMRDIPFAHPRQLADILPQSVRKGRKRK comes from the exons CATCTGACTTCTTCTCCCCGCCCCTCTGGGCCTATGGCTCGACCTATATCGCACAAATCACCATCAACGAGGACCCCATCAGCTTCGGGACATGCTCATAACCACCAACCAATTTTGACGCATCAGAACGCCACACCTCTGGCTGCAGCCACCGGGGCTGACGATCCCGTCACTCTCAGCTCCCCATCGGCTCTTCTTGCACTCGGTGGCTATGGTGGGATTAGCCCGTCTCCCGCAGTCCATGACGTTTTAGTAGCACCCGGTATGCACGACAGCGACATTCAGGCACTCGGTATGCAAGGCCTGAAACTGGGGAATGCGCGCGACAGCGACGATGAGCGGAGGAGACACATTGAGGACGTGGTTCAGCTTCTACGGACGCGAGTCGCGGGAAGAGGTGTGTGCAGGGAAGGCATTGAGCGACTGGGCCAGCTTGAAGGCTTTGAGTCGATCTGGCAGGAGGATAGCCTCAGTATTGCGGGGAACTTTGTCGACCTCGAAATTGAGTTCTACCGTGCGCAGAACACCGTGAAGGATGTCAGCCTGAATATCGCAACGCCAGAAGCCACTGACGGCGAACGTCGGGAAGCTACGGCTGTCCTAAAGCGTGATTTGATAGAATCGCCTGAAGACGGAGGACGGAGCTCTTGGAAAACTTTGACTAAGTTTCATGAGAATCTACAGTGGCTTGCTAAGCATGACAGACTCAGCCAAGAAGTCAACTGTTTTGAGGCCATAGAAGGCCTCTACGAAAGCCTGAAGCGTATCTgggatgaagaagggcaTCACCGCAAGTTTTCTGGTATTCACGATCACCTCTGCAGTGGCTGGGTTGGCCAGCCGTGTCTGCATCAAGGAGGCCGGGTTGGCCTCAACTTAGAGTACTGGGTACATCAAGCACGCGTCCTGGACTccaagcaaaagaaggttTCTCCGGATGACATGGCTATAGATCAGCCGTCCGTATCGTCGATGGGTGGCGAATCAGGGAATCATAACGGCAAATGGAACATCATAATAGAGTGTGAAGAAGGATACCCGTCGCTCCGTGTGTCCAAAGAGTGGGTGAACTCCGAAGTCTTTACAGTCGTGAACAACAATGCGAACGAACCGTCGTCGAACGAGATGGGAGGGTctgatgttgctgttgttaACTGGGCAGACCCGCCGGCgactctttcttcccaaGGCCAACAAGATGCAATGGCGCTCGATTCAGGCATGCTAGGAACCGCACCGAATCGGCGGTTTGTTGCGAGAATGGAACCGCCCCTTGAACTGCCAATCTTGGCAGCTTCGGACATATACAGACATCTGGGCATTCAGATGCCACAAGAGTTTAAGATGGTAACTTACGATGGACTCTTAGCACCGGGATGGTCGCCATTATCAGCGGCGGGAGCTATGGGTCTTGGGCCTGAAGAAGCATCCCAGCTGGGTCGCAGAAGGCGCAGGATGGCCGTCCAGAGCGTTGATCAGGATGGCAAGCCATGTACTAAACAACATAGCTACACTTTCCAACCCTTCGAATCTGTTGCTGGGCGTACGATGCGTGATATCCCATTTGCGCACCCGCGGCAGCTTGCAGATATTCTTCCG CAATCGGtgagaaaaggaagaaaaaggaaataa
- the glnA gene encoding glutamate--ammonia ligase (glutamine synthetase): MSESTTISNTENLMKYMNLDQRGRVQAEYVWIDSVGGCRSKTKTLSKKVTSVDELPEWNFDGSSTGQAPGDNSDVYLRPVAIYPDPFRLGDNILVLCETWDSDGTPNKYNHRHDANRLMEVNAKEEFWFGLEQEYTLLGNDGWPYGWPKGGFPGAQGPYYCGVGTGKVYCRDIVEAHYRACLYAGINISGINAEVMPSQWEYQVGPCPGIEMGDQLWMSRFLLHRVAEEFGVRISFDPKPIKGEWNGAGLHSNVSTVATRAEGGMKAIEAYMKKFEARHVEHIAVYGEGNEERLTGRHETGSIDKFSYGVADRGGSIRIPRQVAKDGKGYFEDRRPASNACPYQITGIIVETLSNK, translated from the exons ATG TCTGAATCAACAACCATCTCCAACACGGAGAAT CTCATGAAGTACATGAACCTCGACCAGCGCGGACGCGTGCAGGCCGAGTATGTCTGGATTGACTCCGTTGGTGGATGCCGCAGCAAGACCAAG ACTCTCTCTAAGAAGGTTACGTCCGTTGACGAACTCCCCGAATGGAACTTCGACGGTTCCTCAACCGGCCAGGCCCCTGGTGACAACTCCGATGTCTACCTGCGTCCCGTTGCTATCTACCCCGACCCTTTCCGTCTTGGtgacaacatcctcgtccttTGCGAAACCTGGGATTCGGATGGAACCCCTAACAAGTACAACCACCGCCACGATGCCAACCGCCTGATGGAGGTCAACGCCAAGGAGGAGTTCTGGTTCGGTCTTGAGCAGGAGTACACCCTCCTCGGCAACGATGGCTGGCCTTACGGATGGCCCAAGGGCGGTTTCCCCGGTGCCCAGGGTCCTTACTACTGCGGTGTTGGAACTGGCAAGGTTTACTGCCGTGACATCGTCGAGGCTCACTACCGTGCTTGCTTGTACGCCGGCATCAACATCTCTGGTATCAACGCCGAGGTCATGCCCTCCCAGTGGGAGTACCAGGTTGGCCCCTGCCCCGGTATCGAGA tgGGCGACCAGCTTTGGATGTCCcgtttcctcctccaccgtgTCGCTGAAGAGTTCGGCGTTCGTATCTCCTTCGACCCCAAGCCCATCAAGGGTGAATGGAACGGAGCTGGTCTCCACAGCAACGTCTCCACCGTCGCCACTCGTGCTGAGGGTGGTATGAAGGCCATTGAGGCTTACATGAAGAAGTTCGAGGCCCGTCACGTTGAGCACATTGCTGTCTACGGTGAGGGTAACGAGGAGCGTCTCACTGGCCGCCACGAGACCGGCAGCATTGATAAGTTCAGCTACGGTGTTGCCGACCGTGGTGGTAGCATTCGTATTCCTCGCCAGGTGGCTAAGGATGGCAAGGGTTACTTCGAGGACCGCCGCCCCGCCAGCAATGCTTGCCCTTACCAAATCACTGGTATCATCGTTGAGACT CTCTCCAATAAATAG
- a CDS encoding putative MFS transporter (permease of the major facilitator superfamily), which produces MSLVQPQPPSEDIVKNPDSRDIREQFRDGRDDVESGSEPDIADIERIYRKLDFRIIPAFWVLYFLCAAVRSNVSLAQTMNIDTNHTIFDVLHVNDHQVSTALALFYVCYVVFDLPSNLIMSRLSPHVWMSRIVISVGIIGTCMTAMKAAWSFYLLRLLLGIVIAGMWPGMAYYLTLFYPPSRTGKRIGQYYTAAQLSAAAVGLVSAGFQKMDGVRGYVGFQWMFLVWGVITIAVGILLLWWLPDRPTIPGEQPAKKKYLRWFPRSPPALTGRDAEIHYHDLKRVYHRSAWTLQDLLRVFLDWRLWPLLIMYFGVVGVGIGVQSYATVIIKAINPNLSGIDLSLLSAPIWLMDLAAILLVTPFSDRFHHHRAVFFSVPVLLQILGLLLTTYAGTDTNSWPRYGGLLIVGFGLGPTVPITMTWTTEIFQPRHGEVGVAAASAVVSGLGNLGSIVTTYALYNGWAEDSAAPGRLKFRKSNLVMVGILCGSILAAVLMQILVRVIDGRKSDENDPDKIVDGAARREAQQRGLDGLGSSVFFLFKKRGGN; this is translated from the exons ATGTCTTTAGTTCAACCGCAACCTCCATCCGAGGACATAGTTAAGAATCCTGATAGTAGAGATATCCGCGAGCAGTTTCGTGACGGCCGCGACGATGTGGAATCGGGCAGCGAACCAGATATTGCCGACATCGAGCGCATCTACAG GAAGCTGGATTTTCGCATCATCCCGGCCTTCTGGGTTCTTTATTTCCTCTGCGCTGCCGTCCGATCCAATGTCTCACTGGCCCAAACGATGAACATAGACACCAATCACACGATTTTCGACGTTCTGCACGTAAACGACCACCAAGTCTCGACCGCTCTCGCCTTATTCTACGTATGCTATGTCGTTTTCGACTTGCCATCGAACTTAATCATGTCCAGACTCAGTCCACATGTCTGGATGAGTCGCATTGTCATTAGTGTCGGCATCATTGGCACCTGCATGACCGCCATGAAAGCCGCCTGGAGTTTCTA CCTTCTCCGTCTACTCCTTGGTATCGTCATCGCGGGCATGTGGCCCGGCATGGCCTACTACCTCACCCTTTTTTACCCTCCGTCTCGAACGGGGAAGCGGATTGGCCAGTACTACACAGCAGCACAGCTTTCCGCCGCAGCTGTCGGGCTGGTCTCGGCCGGATTCCAAAAGATGGACGGCGTCCGAGGCTACGTCGGATTTCAGTGGATGTTCCTGGTTTGGGGTGTCATAACAATCGCCGTCggcatcctcctcctctggtGGCTTCCAGACCGGCCGACAATTCCAGGCGAACAacccgcgaagaagaaataccTACGATGGTTCCCGCGCAGCCCCCCTGCGCTGACCGGCCGGGACGCTGAAATCCACTATCATGACCTGAAGCGCGTGTACCACCGCTCGGCATGGACGCTCCAAGACCTCCTCCGCGTGTTCCTCGACTGGCGCCTGTGGCCCCTCCTCATCATGTACTTCGGTGTAGTAGGCGTCGGCATCGGCGTCCAAAGCTACGCCACAGTGATCATCAAAGCCATCAACCCCAACCTCAGCGGAATAGACCTCAGTCTCCTCTCCGCGCCAATCTGGCTC ATGGACCTGGCCGCCATCCTCCTCGTAACCCCCTTCTCAGACCgtttccaccaccaccgcgccgtcttcttctccgtccccgtcctcctccaaatcctcggcctcctcctcaccacctACGCCGGCACAGACACCAACTCCTGGCCCCGCTACGGCGGCCTCCTAATCGTCGGCTTTGGCCTCGGCCCCACAGTCCCCATAACCATGACCTGGACCACGGAGATCTTCCAACCCCGCCACGGCGAAGTCGGCGTCGCAGCCGCCTCCGCCGTCGTCTCCGGCCTAGGCAATCTCGGCAGTATCGTAACGACATACGCCCTATACAACGGCTGGGCCGAGGACAGCGCCGCGCCCGGCCGTCTCAAGTTCCGGAAAAGCAACCTAGTCATGGTGGGCATCCTGTGCGGAAGCATCCTCGCGGCGGTGTTGATGCAGATTCTCGTCCGGGTGATTGACGGACGCAAGAGTGATGAGAATGACCCGGACAAGATCGTGGATGGAGCTGCAAGACGCGAGGCACAGCAGAGGGGTCTCGATGGGTTGGGTTCCAGTGTATTTTTTCTGTTTAAAAAGAGGGGGGGTAACTAA
- a CDS encoding uncharacterized protein (predicted protein), producing MGGWGADDGAAGWENAGDIAVEAMVISHVTALSPARVWPASTAVRKGTCRVCNQEGHPASQCPERPPDVCKNCKMEGHRTIDCKENRKFDLNNVPDKLPEEAWAAMQKASEEKDLEDFREVCFSSTFLIRFICYRNSQKKRL from the exons ATGGGTGGCTGGGGTGCTGACGATGGAGCGGCTGGATGGGAGAATGCTGGTGATATTG CTGTGGAAGCGATGGTCATTTCGCACGTAACTGCCCTGAGCCCCGCAAGGGTATGGCCTGCTTCAACTGCGGTGAGGAAGG GCACTTGTCGCGTCTGCAACCAGGAAGGTCATCCTGCTTCTCAGTGCCCTGAGAGACCTCCCGATGTGTGTAAGAACTGCAAAATGGAAG GTCATAGAACCATTGACTGCAAGGAGAACCGCAAGTTCGACCTGAACAACGTACCGGACAAGCTTCCAGAGGAGGCCTGGGCAGCCATGCAGAAGGCCAGTGAGGAGAAGGATCTTGAGGATTTTCGCGAAGTATGTTTCTCTTCGACATTCCTAATTCGTTTCATTTGTTACAGGAACTCACAGAAAAAAAGGCTTTGA
- a CDS encoding uncharacterized protein (predicted protein): MRQDNLNFYLIAMEKPVGDCISVINLQGKLDCNPKPQRANLKERWPESVEENLERLEDAGIPYDREIPKCSNCGAPSDTVPVTALSLAAIDSLAVTAGTTFLCSCMIVLLTVRRSSEHKAAECPNPRSAEGVEFGHFAKDCPQAPAPRTCRNCGSEDHIARDCDKPRDISTVTCRNCDEVGHTVKRCPSAVVNDTGMGDNSGLGDSGNQNATADDGWAADNTGMADHSEAQPAEEGGCEPGW; encoded by the exons ATGCGTCAGGACAACCTTAACTTTTACCTCATTGCGATG GAAAAGCCAGTTGGTGACTGTATCAGTGTGATCAATCTTCAAGGCAAGCTGGACTGCAA TCCGAAACCCCAGCGTGCCAATCTCAAAGAGCGTTGGCCTGAGTCGGTGGAAGAGAACCTTGAGCgtctggaagatgctggtATCCCTTATGATCGAGAAATCCCAAAGTGCTCAAACTGTGGAG CGCCGTCGGACACCGTGCCCGTGACTGCACTGAGCCTCGCCGCGATAGATTCGCTTGCCGTAACTGCGGGTACGACCTTTCTCTGTTCATGTATGATTGTGTTGCTTACCGTGCGCAGATCCTCTGAGCATAAAGCAGCCGAATGTCCTAACCCTCGCTCAGCAGAGGGCGTTGAGT TCGGTCATTTCGCGAAGGATTGTCCACAGGCCCCTGCCCCGAGAACCTGTCGCAACTGCGG ATCCGAGGATCACATTGCACGAGACTGCGATAAGCCCCGTGACATTTCAACTGTGACTTGCCGTAACTGTGACGAAG TGGGTCACACTGTCAAGCGCTGCCCTAGCGCCGTAGTCAACGATACCGGTATGGGCGATAACTCGGGTTTGGGAGATAGTGGCAACCAGAACGCGACCGCAGATGATGGGTGGGCTGCCGATAACACCGGGATGGCCGACCATTCGGAGGCACAGCCTGCCGAAGAAGGCGGATGTGAACCAGGTTGGTAG
- a CDS encoding sugar porter family MFS transporter (predicted transporter (major facilitator superfamily)), which translates to MGRRYLGLQGNALQIAIGVIAGMDFLLFGYDQGVTGGLLTLQSFIKYFPTIATSGAYYDSLTQAEQSTQSTRQGIVVAAYNLGCFAGSIPTIWVGNWLGRRKTIFLGSFIMVIGALLQCTAYQLPQLIVGRLVTGFGNGMNTSTVPTWQSECCKSNHRGKLVMIEGAMITCGITISYWIDFGLLFADPNEVAWRFPLAFQIFFAAIILAFVMFLPESPRWLVLKGREDEAKEVLGALLGDGTDPTFLQTEFTAIKATVLEMAKGSFKDMFTMDEDRHFHRTVLAYVNQMFQQISGINLITYYIPVVLEEQMGMTLINSRLIAACNGTEYFIASWIAVFTIEKFGRRTLMLFGAAGMSISMIILAITASLKTSEANIACIVFLFVFNTFFAIGWLGMTWLYPAEIVPLKIRAPANALATSSNWIFNFLVVMITPVAFDNIDYQTYIIFAVINAFIVPVVFFFYPETTRRSLEEMDRIFRKTKSIFSVVRIANEEPHMYGKHGELLHTLDDVEDEAVRRASVLSHAHKELEKDSSENDSTNKA; encoded by the exons ATGGGTCGCAGGTATTTGGGCCTTCAGGGCAACGCCCTGCAAATCGCCATCGGTGTTATTGCTGGTATGGACTTTCTACTATTCGGTTATGATCAGGGTGTCACCGGTGGTCTTTTGACCCTTCAGTCCTTTATCAAATATTTCCCCACCATTGCGACCAGTGGTGCGTACTATGATAGTCTCACCCAGGCCGAACAGAGTACCCAATCTACTCGCCAAG GTATTGTTGTCGCTGCGTACAACTTAGGATGTTTTGCAGGATCTATCCCGACAATCTGGGTTGGAAATTGGCTTGGTCGACGTAAAACTATCTTTCTCGGTTctttcatcatggtcattGGAGCTCTACTGCAGTGTACCGCGTACCAGCTGCCCCAACTGATCGTTGGACGTCTGGTGACTGGATTCG GAAACGGCATGAACACATCCACCGTGCCCACTTGGCAGTCTGAGTGCTGCAAATCCAATCATCGTGGTAAACTGGTCATGATCGAGGGTGCCATGATCACTTGTGGTATTACTATTAGTTACTGGATCGACTTTGGTTTGCTCTTTGCCGACCCCAATGAGGTCGCCTGGCGTTTCCCACTGGCtttccagatcttctttgccGCTATCATCCTGGCTTTTGTCATGTTCCTTCCCGAATCTCCCCGCTGGCTTGTGCTTAAGGGCAGAGAGGATGAAGCGAAAGAAGTGCTGGGGGCTTTGTTAGGCGACGGAACCGATCCCACATTCTTGCAGACTGAGTTCACGGCTATCAAGGCGACCGTTTTGGAGATGGCTAAGGGTTCGTTCAAGGATATGTTCACCATGGATGAAGACCGTCATTTCCACCGCACCGTGTTGGCCTATGTCAACCAGATGTTCCAGCAGATTTCCGGCATCAATCTGATCACGTACTATATCCCGGTTGTGTTGGAAGAGCAGATGGGTATGACCCTAATCAACTCTCGACTGATTGCGGCATGCAACGGAACCGAGTACTTCATCGCCTCTTGGATTGCGGTGTTCACGATCGAAAAATTTGGTCGCCGGACGCTGATGCTTTTCGGTGCCGCGGGTATGTCAATCTCGATGATTATCCTCGCCATCACAGCTAGTCTCAAAACCTCGGAAGCCAACATCGCCTGCATTGTCTTCCTATTTGTGTTCAATACGTTCTTTGCTATCGGCTGGCTGGGAATGACCTGGCTGTATCCCGCCGAAATTGTGCCTTTGAAGATTCGTGCTCCAGCCAATGCCCTAGCGACATCGTCGAACTggatcttcaacttcctcgtGGTTATGATCACCCCTGTCGCTTTCGATAACATTGACTACCAAACCTACATTATTTTCGCCGTTAT TAACGCATTCATCGTTCCGgttgtattcttcttctatccGGAGACAACCCGTCGGTCGCTGGAAGAAATGGACCGCATCTTCCGAAAGACGAAGAGCATCTTCTCGGTCGTGCGTATTGCGAATGAGGAGCCTCACATGTATGGCAAGCATGGTGAGCTCCTGCATACgctggatgatgttgaggatgaggctgtGCGTCGGGCTAGTGTGCTGAGCCACGCTCACAAGGAGTTGGAAAAAGACAGCTCTGAAAACGACAGCACGAACAAGGCATGA
- a CDS encoding fungal specific transcription factor domain-containing protein (predicted protein) — MGDISFEPSNLQFIADALERDQVSSRKPSTLAPGSSELYSIHPLSTNTMIYSGEFSHWNFSRMIRRKLQSLGNDPDDSMVVFFCSMSSCTGDSHTAHDPFRATGLQSPSSIIASARKYFPPRHIADFLLETFLEYTLTNYYYFDETEFRQKLDYYYAEDRYLDINDAGWICTLFMTFASGTQFAYMHASRPPYLQSMSGEDHLPDDTIGLALYRFSCRLIPDLITTASVETVQAFLLFGVYTMPIDTSGLAYTYLGLAIKMAIQNGMHRQFGEEGLDARTIELRNRLWWSAYALDRRISILHGRPVSVSPTEIDCEMPKDIPELRPPGRVTNLPNLTATLQLTEQLAKVAPIM; from the exons ATGGGTGATATATCATTTGAGCCGTCAAACCTTCAATTCATTGCGGATGCTCTGGAGAGGGATCAAGTAAGCTCAAGGAAACCTTCGACTTTAGCGCCGGGGTCGAGCGAGCTCTATTCCATTCACCCGCTTTCCACGAATACGATGA TCTACTCTGGGGAATTCTCTCACTGGAACTTCTCACGCATGATCCGCCGGAAATTACAAAGCCTGGGAAACGACCCCGACGACAGCATGGTAGTGTTCTTTTGCTCCATGTCCTCATGC ACGGGAGACTCCCACACAGCTCATGATCCTTTCCGTGCAACTGGTCTTCAGTCTCCTAGTTCAATTATTGCTTCAGCCAGGAAGTATTTTCCGCCGCGACATATTGCAGATTTTTTGTTGGAGACATTTCTTGAATACACCCTGACGAATTATTACTATTTCGATGAAACAGAATTCCGGCAGAAGTTAGACTACTATTATGCTGAGGATCGGTACCTAGATATCAACGACGCCGGCTGGATCTGTACCCTTTTCATGACGTTCGCATCTGGGACTCAGTTCGCTTACATGCATGCTAGCCGGCCTCCATACTTGCAGAGTATGTCCGGTGAAGATCACCTACCTGATGATACTATTGGGCTGGCGCTCTATAGGTTCTCATGTCGCCTGATTCCCGACCTTATTACCACCGCATCCGTCGAAACTGTCCAGGCGTTTTTGTTATTCGGGGTTTACACAATGCCGATTGATACCTCCGGCCTTGCCTATACTTATCTTGGGCTTGCCATAAAGATGGCTATTCAGAACGGTATGCATCGTCagtttggagaagaaggtttAGATGCACGCACGATTGAGTTACGGAACCGTCTTTGGTGGTCCGCGTACGCGCTGGATAG ACGGATCAGCATCCTTCACGGGCGCCCGGTCTCCGTGTCTCCAACTGAAATAGACTGTGAGATGCCTAAAGACATACCCGAATTGCGTCCCCCTGGCCGGGTCACAAATCTACCCAATCTTACTGCTACCCTCCAGCTGACTGAGCAGCTTGCGAAGGTTGCACCCATCATGTAA
- a CDS encoding uncharacterized protein (predicted protein), which yields MYMGRPLILAGTPSSSASVEGSSDSTVDAGAMLCFDCVQAALRIVELCQLLQDTVGVARVSYTEFSSCRAALLAIIAQSLNTRTERLRGALTQGMGLIRRMCVGLQSARSEVAVIEALERAARRLDSRAENEDTATGEQGVGYNQFRRWAMLWQSETPSNVGDEPEPIGLENAQLPTGFFDGFFSSFPQELGAFASFPETGMQFGESLPTMLWPDDLSLPAFPPNPDAPV from the coding sequence ATGTACATGGGTCGTCCCTTGATTCTTGCCGGCACGCCAAGCTCATCGGCCTCTGTTGAGGGCAGCTCCGACTCAACCGTAGATGCTGGTGCAATGTTGTGCTTTGACTGCGTTCAGGCTGCTCTCCGAATCGTCGAGCTATGTCAATTATTACAGGACACGGTCGGTGTAGCACGAGTTTCGTATACCGAATTTAGCTCCTGCCGTGCGGCGCTCTTGGCCATTATCGCCCAGAGTTTGAACACACGAACGGAGCGGCTACGCGGAGCACTTACGCAAGGCATGGGTCTGATACGTCGGATGTGTGTTGGCCTTCAGTCAGCTCGTTCAGAAGTAGCAGTTATTGAGGCGCTTGAGCGCGCAGCACGGCGTTTGGACAGCCGAGCTGAAAATGAAGACACAGCCACTGGCGAACAAGGCGTCGGATACAACCAGTTTAGGCGCTGGGCTATGCTATGGCAATCTGAGACTCCATCCAATGTGGGGGACGAACCCGAACCTATTGGACTCGAGAATGCGCAGTTGCCAACCGGATTTTTTGACggattcttctcttcctttcctcaGGAGCTTGGGGCTTTTGCATCTTTCCCAGAAACAGGGATGCAGTTTGGCGAAAGCTTGCCAACCATGCTTTGGCCTGATGACTTATCACTACCAGCGTTCCCTCCAAACCCGGATGCTCCCGTTTGA